A region of Enoplosus armatus isolate fEnoArm2 chromosome 14, fEnoArm2.hap1, whole genome shotgun sequence DNA encodes the following proteins:
- the LOC139296149 gene encoding tripartite motif-containing protein 16-like, whose translation MAQKGAQLDRETFSCSMCLYLLKDPVTIPCGHSYCMSCIKTHWDEEDKKKTHSCPQCRQTFTPRPVLVKNTTLADLVEELKKTGLQAAPADHCYAGPEDVACDFCTGRKLKALKSCLVCLVSYCEEHLQPHYDVPPFKKHKLVEPSEKLQENICSRHDEVMKMFCRTDQQCICYLCSVDEHKGHDTVSAAAERTERQRELEVSRQNIQQRIQDREKGVKLLQQEVEAINSSADKAVEDSEKIFTELIRLIQKRSSDVEQQVRSKQETKVSRVKELQEKLQQEITELKRKDAELKQLSHTEDHNHFLHNYPSLSRLSESTDSSSINIRPLRYFEDVTAALSEVRDQLQDVLRETWTKISLRVTEVDVLLPQPEPKTRDEFLKYSREITLDPNTANTKLLLSEGNRKATVTTEQQSYSSHPDRFTAWFQVLSRESLTGRCYWEVKWSGTGFNVAVAYKSIRRAGRSDECVFGHNDKSWALDCTKNSYNFWFNRVQTPVSGPRSSRVGVYLDHSAGILSFYSISETMTLLHRVQTTFTQPLYAGLWFYSFSGNTAKFCKVK comes from the coding sequence GACCGGGAAACCTTCTCTTGTTCGATGTGTCTGTATCTACTGAAGGATCCGGTGActattccctgtggacacagctactgcatgagctgtattaaaacccactgggatgaagaggacaagaagaaaacccacagctgccctcaatgtaggcagaccttcacaccgaggcctgtcctggtgaaaaacaccacATTAGCAGATttagtggaggaactgaagaagactggactccaagctgctcctgctgatcactgctatgctggacctgaagatgtggcctgtgatttctgcactgggagaaaactgaaggccctcaagtcctgtctggtctgtctggtctctTACTGTGAGGaacaccttcagcctcattatgatGTACCTCcattcaagaaacacaagctggtggagccctccgagaagctccaggagaacatctgctctcgtcatgatgaggtgatgaagatgttctgccgtactgatcagcagtgtatctgttatctctgctctgtggatgaacataaaggccacgacacagtctcagctgcagcagaaaggactgagaggcagagagagctcgaggtgagtcgacaaaacatccagcagagaatccaggacagagagaaaggtgtgaagctgcttcaacaggaggtggaggctatcaattcctctgctgataaagcagtggaggacagcgagaagatcttcactgagctgatccgtctcatccagaaaagaagctctgatgtggagcagcaggtcagatccaagcaggaaactaaagtgagtcgagtcaaagagcttcaggagaagctgcagcaggagatcactgagctgaagaggaaagacgctgagctgaagcagctctcacacacagaggatcacaaCCACTTTCTACACAACTACCCCTCCCTGTCACGACTCAGTGAGTCTACAGACTCATCCAGCATCAATATCCGTCCTCTGAGATACTTTGAGGATGTGACAGCGgctctgtcagaagtcagagatcAACTACAAGACGttctgagagagacatggacaaagatctcactgagagtgactgaagtggatgttttactgccacaaccagagcccaagaccagagatgagttcttaaaatattcacgtgaaatcacactggatccaaacacagcaaacacaaagctgttatTATCTGAGGGGAACAGAAAAGCAACAGTAACGACTGAACAACAGTCTTATTCTAGTCACCCAGACAGATTCACTGCATGGTTTCAGGTCCTGAGTagagagagtctgactggacgttgttactgggaggtgAAGTGGAGCGGGACAGGATTTAACGTAGCAGTCGCATACAAGAGTATCAGAAGAGCAGGGAGGTCAGATGAATGTGTATTTGGACACAATGACAAATCTTGGGCGTTAGATTGTACCAAAAACAGTTATAACTTTTGGTTCAACAGAGTCCAAACTCCCGTCTCAGGTCCTCGGTCCTCCAGAGTAGGAGTGTACCTGGATCACAGTGCAGGtattctgtccttctacagcatctctgaaaccatgactctcctccacagagtccagaccacattcactcagcctctctatgcTGGACTTTGGTTTTACTCCTTTTCTGGAAACACTGCTAAGTTCTGTAAAGTCAAATag
- the LOC139296094 gene encoding tripartite motif-containing protein 16-like: MAQKGAQLDRETFSCSMCLDLLKDPVTIPCGHSYCMSCIKSFWDEEDEKKTHSCPQCRQTFTPRPVLVKNNTLADLVEELKKTGLQAALADHSYARPEDVACDFCTGRKLKALKSCLVCLVSYCEEHLQPHYDVPPFKKHKLVEPSEKLQENICSRHDEVMKMFCRTDQQCICYLCSVDEHKGHDTVSAAAERTEMQRELEVSRQNIQQRIQDREKDVKLLPQEVEAINCSADKAVEDSEKTFTELIRLIQKRSSDVEQQVRSKQETEVSRVKELQEKLQQEVTELKRKDAELKQLSHTDHNHFLHNYPSLSRLRESTDSSSINIHPLRYFEDVTAALSEVRDQLQDVLRETWTNISLRVTEVDVLLPQPEPKTRAEFLKYSLEITLDPNTANTKLLLSEGNRKGTAMSQHQSYSSHPDRFTAWFQVLSRESLTGRCYWEVEWSGTGVNVAVAYKNISRAASWNHCRFGYNDKSWALYCHINSYNFWYNNVQTPISGPPSSRVGVYLDHRAGILSFYSISETMTLLNRVQTTFTQPLYAGLQFYHINDAAEFCKVK, from the coding sequence ATGGCGCAGAAAGGAGCTCAGCTGGACCGGGAAACCTTCTCTTGTTCGATGTGTCTGGATCTACTGAAGGATCCGGTGActattccctgtggacacagctactgcatgagctgtattaaaagcttctgggatgaagaggacgagaagaaaacccacagttgccctcagtgtaggcagaccttcacaccgaggcctgtcctggtgaaaaacaacacGTTAGCAGATttagtggaggaactgaagaagactggacTCCAAGCTGCTCTTGCTGATCACAGCTATGCTAgacctgaagatgtggcctgtgatttctgcactgggagaaaactgaaagccctcaagtcctgtctggtctgtctggtctctTACTGTGAGGaacaccttcagcctcattatgatGTACCTCcattcaagaaacacaagctggtggagccctccgagaagctccaggagaacatctgctctcgtcatgatgaggtgatgaagatgttctgccgtactgatcagcagtgtatctgttatctctgctctgtggatgaacataaaggccacgacacagtctcagctgcagcagaaaggactgagatgcagagagagctcgaggtgagtcgacaaaacatccagcagagaatccaggacagagagaaagatgtgaagctgcttccacaggaggtggaggctatcaattgctctgctgataaagcagtggaggacagcgagaagaccttcactgagctgatccgtctcatccagaaaagaagctctgatgtggagcagcaggtcagatccaagcaggaaactgaagtgagtcgagtcaaagagcttcaggagaagctgcagcaggaggtcactgagctgaagaggaaagacgctgagctgaagcagctctcacacacagatcacaacCACTTTCTACACAACTACCCCTCCCTGTCACGACTCAGAGAGTCTACAGACTCATCCAGCATCAATATCCATCCTCTGAGATACTTTGAGgatgtgacagcagctctgtcagaagtcagagatcAACTACAAGACGttctgagagagacatggacaaacatctcactgagagtgactgaagtggatgttttactgccacaaccagagcccaagaccagagctgagttcttaaaatattcacttgaaatcacactggatccaaacacagcaaacacaaagctgttatTATCTGAGGGGAACAGAAAAGGAACAGCAATGAGTCAACATCAGTCTTACTCTAGTCACCCAGACAGATTCACTGCATGGTTTCAGGTCCTGAGTagagagagtctgactggacgttgttactgggaggtggagtggagcgGGACAGGAGTTAACGTAGCAGTCGCATACAAGAATATCAGCAGAGCAGCGAGCTGGAATCATTGTAGATTTGGATACAATGACAAATCTTGGGCGTTATATTGTCACATAAACAGTTATAACTTTTGGTACAACAATGTCCAAACTCCCATCTCAGGTCCTCCGTCCTCCAGAGTAGGAGTGTACCTGGATCACCGTGCAGGtattctgtccttctacagcatctctgaaaccatgactctcctcaacagagtccagaccacattcactcagcctctctatgcTGGACTTCAGTTTTATCACATTAATGACGCTGCTGAGTTCTGTAAAGTCAAATag